The nucleotide sequence CTTCGCGTGGCTGGCGAGTGCGCTGATCGGCGAGCGCGTCCACGACACCACCACGGGAATGCGGGCCTATCGCCGCGAGGTCATCGACTCGATCGAGTGGACCGAGAACACCGGGCTCTCAGCCGAGTTGCTCCTTCGGCCGGTCGTGCGCGGGTATCGCGTCACGGAGATCCCGATCGACTACCGCGAGCGCGTGGGGGAGACGACGCTCGACCCACTCGCCGGCGGGGCTGCGATCGCGAAGTCGATCGGCAAAGTCGCCCTCGAAGAACAGTGGCGGAAGTGGGCCGGAACGGAACCGCCGGAAATCGAACGGACAGTCGACAGTCAGTCGCGATAGCCCGCGAGGAGACAGAGACAACGCCGCCGGACGGGAGAACGGTCACTTCCGGAGGAAATCGGGCAGCTCCTCGCGTTCGAGGCCGTCCTCTAAGCGCTGTTCGAGCATCTCGATGGAGTCGAGCGCCGGCGGGAGCGAGTCACGACGGTCAGGAACGTCCGTCTCGTCGACCGTCGTCTTCTCCCCGTCAGGTTCGACGAGTTCCGCCCAGACCCCGGCCGACTCCTCGAACTCGCCGCGTCGCCCCGACGCCTTGCGTTTGCCTTCCTGATAGGCGAGTTCGATGAGACTCCGATCGTAGGAGGTGCCGGTCGTCCCCAGAACCCGCTCGTATTCCTCGGGATCAGGCTCGCCGAGCACCGCCGCCACGCCGAGTGCGAACGCCCGCTCGGTCGCCTCGTCCTTCCCGAGTGTCTCCCAGTCTGTGCCGTAGGTGCGTTCGTACATTATGTCTGAACCTTGCTATCGGGGAACACCCGCAAGCCCTGCTCGGAGAAGCCGATCTCGCGGATGTCACAGTCGATGGCGGTCCCGCGCATCTTGATGACCTGCACGCCGCGGGTCATGCTTCCCGAGTCCAGGAAATTATGGAAGAAGATAACGCCGTGTGCGAGGTAATGTTCGTCGGAGTAGGCGCTGGGATCGGTCATCTCGGAGATCAGGACGATCGTCGCGTCGGTCTGTTTGAGTGCCGACAGAAAGCCCGTGATCTCCTCGGACACGTCGGTGAAAAAGTGCTGGAGCAGCATCGTCGAGTCGATGACCGCGCGGTCGATGTCGTTGGCTTCGATATACGCGACCAGCCGATTTGTCAAACCGCCATCGCTCCCGAACTGCGAGATGGTTCGCTTGCCACTCTCGGTCACGAGGTTCAGAAACTGGACCGTATTCGACTGCATGGCCCGGTCGAACCCGAATTCGAACCCGGCCATATCCTGGCTCAATTCGGACTTCGTCTCGTGCATCGTCACGTACAGACAGGTCTCCCCCTCTTTGGCACCCTGGGTGATGAACATCGACGAGAATGTGGTCTTCCCGCTGCCCGGTGGCCCACTTACCACGTAGAGCCGATTCGGCAGCAATCCACCCTCGACGAGTTCGTCGAACCCCGGCACGCCACTGGCCAGACGCATACGTGAAGAAGACACTGTCGCCACTAAGGTGTTTCTTCATCGTTCTCAGGACTGATATCGTCGAGTTCGGCTACCGGTATTCCCTGGCACAGGCCCGACAATAGGTGTAACTCGGATCGAATTCGTTTACAGCCCCGCAGTGTCGACACCGTATCGTCTCGCCCGGTTCGAGGCTGTCGAGATCCCGCGGCTCGATCGTCCGCGATCCGCGCTCCCGGTCGGTGGAATCCGGGGTCGTCCGCTCGATCGACGTGCCGGCCTCCCCGAGATACCAGTAGATGAGCAACTGAAAGAGCAGAAATCCCAGGACGTATGCGACGATCCAGCCCCAGACGGGCGTCATATGGTACCGTTTGTCGTCCTCGCACTTGGATCTTCGGTGTCACCGGATGGCGGTGTTTAGTTAAGCGATTCTTGGGTGAGATAGCCAGAAAGCCCCGAGTGGCTCCGGTTGAGGGTAGCGAGGGACCGCCGGTCCCTCGGACAGTCGGACGGCGTCGCCGTCCGACGACCTCGCTGCGCTCCTCACTCCGTTGCGGTGTCCGCTCACGGGCCGTGGGCCCGTTCGCGCGTGCCGAGGCGCGTAGCGCCTCGCGCCTTACTTCGGCCGTCTTCCCGGAGCCACTCGCCCCTTTCAGTCCCGCCCATGCCGGCTAACCAACCGGCCTCGGGTGGGACTGAAAGGGGCCGCGCTCTCAGCAAGCCCCGACGACGCAAGCACCCACTGGAGCGCAGCGAGTCGCGGCAGCTGAGAGCGCGGGGGCTTTCTGGCTGTTGCAAGCGATTCCTGCTAAACTAAACACCACCCACCGGATCGCCGTCCCACAGCGTCCGCTCTCAGCACCTTCGGAAACCGATCGCAAGGATGGATCGAGCCAGCAGTTACTCCCCCTGGTCCTTGAACTGCTTGAACGCGGTCGTAAAGTCGTCGTCATCGAAGGAAAGCATCGTCTCGTCGAGACGATCACGCAGATCGTCACGCCGGTCGAGGAGTCGCTGATAGGCGTCGTTGTGCTGGAGTTCGGTCTCGCTTTTGTTGGCCCGAAGCGTGGCAACCTTCGACATCACCCGGTATAGCTCCTGAAACTGCTTCTCGTAGGACTGGAAGGTCAACAGACGATCGATCGTCTCGAAGAGATCGTCACGGGAGACCGGCTTGGTGATGTAGGCATCGAAGGGCATCTCGATGATGTCGAAATCCGGATCCACGGCGGTCACCATGGCGACCCGGCAGTCAAGGCCACGCTCACGAATGCGTTCGAGAACGTCGTCGCCAGAGAGCCCCGGCATCCTGCGGTCGAGCAGGACGATGTCGACGGTATCGTCGAGTGTTTCCAATGCTTCCTGGCCGCTATAGGCTGTCAGGACCGTAAACTGCCCCTCCAGCTGGGCTGCGTAGGCGTCGGCGACGTCTGATTCGTCGTCAACCACCAGCACGATGGGAGCAACACTGGCTGACATCTGCGTGTCCGAAGTTGGTATGGCACGTCCCATAAGGTTTCGGGCGTGAAAAGGGATCGAGAAACTGCCCACCCGGTCGATGCAGCGGCGGTGTGGCGACCGGGGAGCTTTATCGATCAAAGCCCAACGACACGTATGGTCGAAGTCACGTATCACTGTCCGTACTGTGGGGCCGTCACGAGCGTCGACCGGGACCCGGCATTGCAGGACGCATCTGTGACGCGCCACCCGCTCGCCGACCACGAATACGCCGCCACGACAGACGACGTCGAAGCCGCAGACGGCATCGAGTTCGTCTGTCTCGGCAACGTCGCGGATGACGCGTCCGCCGGACGGGACCGAAACCCCTCCCCCACAACAGACCACAGTGACGGGCCACAGCCCGGCCAGGACGGCTGTGGGCGGACGTTCTACCTCAACTACCGCCAACCGCCACCGCCGGCAGTGGGCCCCAGGCGATGAGGCCAATCCGGTGAACATGGTCGAATTACGGACACTCCCCGAGCGGGTCGTTCCGGGATGGTTTCAAGCGGGGCTCGCCGCGTTCGAGGCGTTTCTGGAACCGCGCCCGCTGCCGGAAGCCGATGCCGTCCTCTGGATCGTCGTCCTCGTGGGCTCCGCCTTCGACATCGTGACCACGATGGTCGGAACGGCGTCCGGGCTGTCCGAGGGAAACGCGGTCGCACGGGCGTTCATGGCCACCTATGGCACGCCGGGGATCGGCGCGCTCAAACTGGTCGCCCTCGTCTGTCTGGTGCTCGCCTGGCACTCCCTGGCCGAGACATCCGCCAGACTCGTCCTCTGGGGGTTTTCGATGGTGTCACTGGTGGTCGTTGGACTCAACACGATCACGCTCGCAGGGATGTGACAGGTGTTCACAGTCGAAACCGAAACAATAAAAGCATTGGTGGGTGACAGGAGAGATGACCGGACGGGGGTGGAGGGTCCAGCAGCCGGGGGGTGGAAGCCAGCAACCGGGGGTTGGGATCCACTGTCTGGGGGACGTGGAATCCAGCATCGGGGGGTGGAGTCCACCATCCGGGGGTGTGGAATCCAGCGTGCGGGGGAGTGGAATCCATCATCCGGGGGGAGGAGGACCCGTCAGCCAGGCGACTGGACGCCGTCGTCCGGGGATGGTGGAACGATGGGAAAACGTCAGACGACACCCGAGGGGGCGGGTTCGACACGGTATCGCTTCGAATCGATCGGTTGCGTTGGCGAGTGGCTCTCGCTCTCGACACTGTCCGTGTCCCTCTGGGCGACAGTGATCACGGCGTCGATACTGGACGTGCTGACGACGACGGTCGGCCTCCGGCGAGGACTGTCGGAAGGCAACGTGCTCGCAGGAGCGCTCGTCGAAACACTGGGGGTTGGGGGATTCGTCGGGCTGAAACTCGCTGCAGTGGCTGTCCTGGTGACGACCTGGTATCTCGTCGACGAACAGCAGAGATACGCCGCCCTTGCAGGGTTCGGCGGGGTCACGGTGGTCGTGGTCGTGTGTAACGTCGCCACGATCGCAACGAGTTGATCGGACTGGAGAGGCCACCAGTGCCGGATTTAAGACGTTCTGGCCCGACACGGCGTACATGCGCGCAGCCGTCTTTCGTGGCCCCGGCAAGATCGGTATCGAAGACGTCCCGAAACCGGAACTCGACGCCCCGACGGACGCAATCGTCCGCGTCACGCACACCGCGATCTGCGGGTCGGATCTCTGGCCGTATCGCGGGACAGAGGACCGCGAGGTCCCTTCCCGTATCGGTCACGAACCGATGGGGATCGTCGAGGACGTGGGCGAAGAAGTCCGCGCCGTCGAACCCGGCGATCGCGTGTTTGCCCCCTTCGTGACGAGCTGTGGCGAGTGTGAGTTCTGCCGGAAGGGACTCCACACTTCCTGTGTGAACGGCGGGTTCTGGGGCGGCGACGACGGCGGCGCACAGGGCGAGTACGTCCGGGCGCGCCAGGCCGACGGCACGCTCGTCCGCGTGCCCGACCGCCATGCCGACGACGAGGAGACGCTCCAGGCGATCCTGCCGTTGACGGACGTCATGGGGACGGGCCATCACGCCGCGGTCAGTGCGGGCGTCGACGCCGGCTCGACGTGCATCGTCGTCGGCGACGGCGCAGTCGGACTGTGTGGCGTCCTCGCCGCCCGCCGGCTGGGTGCCGAACGGATCATCGCCATGGGCCACCACGAGGACCGCCTCGCACTCGCCGAATCGTTCGGCGCGACAGACACGATCGCCGCGCGCGGCGAGGAGGCCGTCGAGCGCGCCTTGGAAGTTACACACGGCGGTGCAAACCACGTCATGGAGTGTGTCGGATCGACGGGTGCGATGAACACCGCGATCGAGGTCTGTCGGCCTGGCGGGGCCGTAGGGTACGTGGGCGTCCCACACGGGATCGAGGACGACGGACTCGACATCTTCGGACTGTTCATGGACAACATTTCGTTGAACGGGGGGATCGCGCCGGTCCGGGCCTACGCCGAGGAGTTGCTCGCGGACGTTCTCGGCGGGACGCTCGACCCGTCGCCGATCTTTACGAAGACGGTCGACCTCGACGGCGTGCCCGAGGGCTACCGGGCGATGGACGAGCGCGAGGCGATCAAGGTGTTGGTCAAGCCCTAAACCGGGTCCGGAACTAGATCACTGCGGCTGGCGAGGCCCGCGTCCGAGGATCCGATCCGCGAGACTCCCCAGTGCCTTCAGTGCGACGTTGACGTACAGCCCAACGAGAAAGGCGACGCCCGCAACGAACCGCGGGCCTGCGACACCCTCGACGCCATCGAACGCCCCGAGAAGCAGGTAGACACCCGCAGCGAGGATCCACGCGGCCGGGATCCGCATCGCCAGTCCGACCAGGTCCTCCCACCGGTTCCACTCAGTGTACCGGTCGAGTCTGCCCATCAACTTCGTGAAAATGTATCCAAGCGCCCCGAACCCAGCGTAGAGGTAGACGTATATCGGGACCGCGACCGGGTTTGGATCGGTTCGATCCGGGGGGATCGCGACCGCCCACTCGACGATGCCCGTCGAAAGGACGATCCCGACGGCCGAGAGCGCGCCGAAGACACCGATGACGATCCAGTTCAGCAGGGACCACTCGGCGGTCTCGAACGGCTCTCGACCCAGTTTGGTCCCCGGTACGTCCCCCCTCCCAGCGTCCGATCGACGATCCGCCATGGACGACATTTCTAAATTACATAAGTAAAAGCCACCGCTTGTCGATCCCGACGAATGGCCAGTCCCATCGACCGGACCGGACGGACACCGTCGGGGGAGAGACCACTCCCGCCATCGACGGCCCGGCTGGAGACGGCTACCCGCGACCACCACGGTTATCTTTATCCCACCCATCGCCACGAGCATGAGTGAGCTAACCGCGACCTTGGAGACGACCCACGGCGACATCGAGATCGAACTGTACGACGAGCGCGTCCCGACCACCGTACAGAACTTCCGCAACCTCGCGGAACACGACCCCGCAGCCGACGCCGAGCCGGCCCCCGAAACCCCGACCTGGGAGGACCCCGAGACGGGCGAGATCCGCGGCGATGCCTTCTATCAGGACACCCCGATCCACCGGATCATCGACGGGTTCATGGTCCAGATGGGCGACCCGACAGGGACCGGCCGCGGCGGCCCGGGCTACACCTTCGACGACGAGTTCGACAGCGATCTGGGCCACGACGGCCCCGGCGTCGTCTCGATGGCCAACTCCGGGCCCAACACCAACGGCTCGCAGTTCTTCATCACGCTTGCCGCCCAGCCACACCTCGACGGCGATCACGCTGTCTTCGGCGAGGTCATCGACGGGATGGACGTCCTCGAAGACCTCGGGAGCGTCGAGACCGGCCCGCGTGACGAGCCCAAAGCGGACGTCCGGCTCGAAGCCGTCCGAATCAACGACTGAAGCTGCAACGCTGGCTATTCCTTCCCGCTCCACTCCTCGACGAGCAGGCCGTACCAGTGGACGTCCCGGAATCCGCCGTCGGAGAAGACAGCTTCGCGGTGGACACCCTCGTGGGTGAACCCCAGATGTTCCAGCACC is from Halorhabdus sp. BNX81 and encodes:
- a CDS encoding DUF5658 family protein — encoded protein: MGKRQTTPEGAGSTRYRFESIGCVGEWLSLSTLSVSLWATVITASILDVLTTTVGLRRGLSEGNVLAGALVETLGVGGFVGLKLAAVAVLVTTWYLVDEQQRYAALAGFGGVTVVVVVCNVATIATS
- a CDS encoding zinc-dependent alcohol dehydrogenase family protein, whose protein sequence is MRAAVFRGPGKIGIEDVPKPELDAPTDAIVRVTHTAICGSDLWPYRGTEDREVPSRIGHEPMGIVEDVGEEVRAVEPGDRVFAPFVTSCGECEFCRKGLHTSCVNGGFWGGDDGGAQGEYVRARQADGTLVRVPDRHADDEETLQAILPLTDVMGTGHHAAVSAGVDAGSTCIVVGDGAVGLCGVLAARRLGAERIIAMGHHEDRLALAESFGATDTIAARGEEAVERALEVTHGGANHVMECVGSTGAMNTAIEVCRPGGAVGYVGVPHGIEDDGLDIFGLFMDNISLNGGIAPVRAYAEELLADVLGGTLDPSPIFTKTVDLDGVPEGYRAMDEREAIKVLVKP
- a CDS encoding DUF5658 family protein — protein: MVELRTLPERVVPGWFQAGLAAFEAFLEPRPLPEADAVLWIVVLVGSAFDIVTTMVGTASGLSEGNAVARAFMATYGTPGIGALKLVALVCLVLAWHSLAETSARLVLWGFSMVSLVVVGLNTITLAGM
- a CDS encoding ATPase domain-containing protein yields the protein MRLASGVPGFDELVEGGLLPNRLYVVSGPPGSGKTTFSSMFITQGAKEGETCLYVTMHETKSELSQDMAGFEFGFDRAMQSNTVQFLNLVTESGKRTISQFGSDGGLTNRLVAYIEANDIDRAVIDSTMLLQHFFTDVSEEITGFLSALKQTDATIVLISEMTDPSAYSDEHYLAHGVIFFHNFLDSGSMTRGVQVIKMRGTAIDCDIREIGFSEQGLRVFPDSKVQT
- a CDS encoding HalX domain-containing protein, producing the protein MSASVAPIVLVVDDESDVADAYAAQLEGQFTVLTAYSGQEALETLDDTVDIVLLDRRMPGLSGDDVLERIRERGLDCRVAMVTAVDPDFDIIEMPFDAYITKPVSRDDLFETIDRLLTFQSYEKQFQELYRVMSKVATLRANKSETELQHNDAYQRLLDRRDDLRDRLDETMLSFDDDDFTTAFKQFKDQGE
- a CDS encoding peptidylprolyl isomerase, whose translation is MSELTATLETTHGDIEIELYDERVPTTVQNFRNLAEHDPAADAEPAPETPTWEDPETGEIRGDAFYQDTPIHRIIDGFMVQMGDPTGTGRGGPGYTFDDEFDSDLGHDGPGVVSMANSGPNTNGSQFFITLAAQPHLDGDHAVFGEVIDGMDVLEDLGSVETGPRDEPKADVRLEAVRIND